One stretch of Clavibacter michiganensis DNA includes these proteins:
- the pheS gene encoding phenylalanine--tRNA ligase subunit alpha: MSEPQISEETVGAAVEQAMAALAATTDSASLAEARSAHIGEASPLARLNGSLRSLPPEQRKDAGKLVGQSRARVTQAFQAREAEIQEQEAAARLVAEAVDVTALPSRWRAGARHPLTMLEERIADIFVGMGWQVNEGPELESEWFNFDALNFPPDHPARAMQDSFYVDPTDAHLVLRTHTSPVQIRTLLADELPVYTIAQGRTFRSDELDATHTPAFRQIEGIAIDRGLTMAHLRGTLEHFARSMFGEDARIRLRPNYFPFTEPSAEMDVWHPAAAGGPRWIEWGGCGMVNPNVLRSAGIDPDEYQGFAFGMGTERTLMFRNDLSDMRDIVEGDIRFGAQFGMVV; encoded by the coding sequence ATGTCCGAACCCCAGATCTCCGAGGAGACCGTCGGAGCCGCCGTGGAGCAGGCGATGGCCGCGCTCGCCGCGACCACCGACTCCGCGTCGCTCGCCGAGGCCCGCTCCGCCCACATCGGCGAGGCGTCGCCGCTCGCCCGGCTCAACGGATCGCTCCGGTCCCTGCCGCCCGAACAGCGCAAGGACGCCGGCAAGCTCGTCGGCCAGTCGCGCGCCCGCGTCACGCAGGCGTTCCAGGCGCGCGAGGCGGAGATCCAGGAGCAGGAGGCCGCCGCGCGCCTCGTCGCCGAGGCCGTGGACGTCACCGCGCTGCCGAGCCGCTGGCGCGCCGGCGCCCGCCACCCGCTCACGATGCTCGAGGAGCGCATCGCCGACATCTTCGTCGGGATGGGCTGGCAGGTGAACGAGGGCCCCGAGCTCGAGAGCGAGTGGTTCAACTTCGACGCGCTGAACTTCCCGCCCGACCACCCGGCGCGCGCGATGCAGGACTCCTTCTACGTGGATCCGACCGACGCGCACCTGGTGCTGCGCACCCACACCTCGCCCGTGCAGATCCGCACGCTGCTCGCCGACGAGCTGCCCGTGTACACGATCGCGCAGGGCCGCACCTTCCGCAGCGACGAGCTCGACGCCACGCACACGCCCGCGTTCCGCCAGATCGAGGGGATCGCGATCGACCGCGGCCTCACCATGGCGCACCTCCGCGGCACCCTCGAGCACTTCGCGCGCTCGATGTTCGGCGAGGACGCGCGCATCCGCCTCCGCCCGAACTACTTCCCGTTCACCGAGCCGAGCGCCGAGATGGACGTCTGGCACCCGGCCGCCGCGGGCGGACCCCGCTGGATCGAGTGGGGCGGCTGCGGCATGGTGAACCCGAACGTGCTGCGCTCCGCGGGCATCGACCCCGACGAGTACCAGGGCTTCGCGTTCGGCATGGGCACCGAGCGCACCCTCATGTTCCGCAACGACCTCTCCGACATGCGCGACATCGTCGAGGGCGACATCCGATTCGGCGCGCAGTTCGGGATGGTGGTGTAG